One Anabas testudineus chromosome 15, fAnaTes1.2, whole genome shotgun sequence genomic window carries:
- the dnajc12 gene encoding dnaJ homolog subfamily C member 12, with product MEAILNCKPEDLEDYYGLLGCDELSSTEQILNEYKIRALACHPDKQLENPSAVADFQKLQEAKEVLCNETKRKNYDLWKRSGVTISFHDWQALNDSVKTSMHWAVRDKKEPMLEASKAEILVTCQTEDLYSEQGAPGDSSCGAMPSSSDYCYRRFRWAADSPSSLLQKFRNYEI from the exons atggAGGCTATTCTGAACTGCAAACCAGAGGATTTGGAGGATTACTACGGGCTATTAGGCTGCGATGAATTGTCATCG ACTGAGCAGATCCTCAATGAATACAAGATCCGAGCCTTGGCATGTCACCCAGACAAACAACTGGAAAACCCAAGTGcag TGGCAGATTTCCAAAAGCTGCAGGAAGCCAAAGAGGTTTTATGCAATGAAACCAAAAGGAAAAACTATGACCTTTGGAAAAGAAGTGGAGTTACTATTTCATTCCACGACTGGCAAGCTTTAAATGACTCTGTAAAAACT TCAATGCATTGGGCTGTGAGAGATAAGAAGGAACCGATGTTGGAGGCCTCAAAAGCAGAAATCCTCGTAACCTGCCAAACAGAAGACCTTTACTCTGAGCAGGGAGCACCAGGGGACTCTTCATGTGGTGCCATGCCATCCTCAA GTGATTACTGCTATCGGCGTTTCCGTTGGGCTGCAGACTCACCATCTAGTCTCCTGCAGAAGTTCAGAAATTATGAAATCTAA